A window of the Parvularcula bermudensis HTCC2503 genome harbors these coding sequences:
- a CDS encoding FtsW/RodA/SpoVE family cell cycle protein: MADTAVFEQRLAAAASPGREGSLKTWWRSLDKPLLGAIGSLILIGVVLAAAAGPVAAFRKGIADPLHFVERQYLFLGPALLCLGFTSLLAVRQVRAAGIVLAGMAFGMMLLTLILGETINGANRWLSFAGFSLQPSEFFKPGFALMASLLLAEQARTKDFPGGMMSAALFAAGAIVLLLQPDFGQLFLLTAIWGTVFFVAGWNWLWIGGLGTVVSGILAFGYTFAPHFRSRIDRFFDPSSGDTYQVDMALKTVAAGGAAGYRLNDAQSVKNALPDAHTDFIFAVAAEEFGFLLGAIIIGLFATIAYRCLKAAFSTEDVFCRCAILGLAAHLCFQAFINIGVTLSVLPAKGMTLPFISYGGSSLIGAALSAGFLLALTRRQPA, translated from the coding sequence ATGGCGGATACGGCGGTTTTTGAACAACGGTTGGCGGCGGCGGCCTCACCTGGGCGGGAGGGGAGCCTCAAGACGTGGTGGCGATCCCTCGACAAGCCCCTCCTCGGGGCGATCGGCAGTCTTATCTTGATCGGGGTGGTGCTGGCCGCGGCGGCGGGGCCTGTGGCGGCGTTCCGAAAAGGGATCGCCGATCCGCTGCACTTCGTCGAACGGCAATATCTTTTTCTGGGCCCGGCGCTTCTGTGCTTGGGGTTCACTTCGCTCTTGGCGGTCAGGCAGGTGCGCGCCGCCGGAATCGTCCTTGCCGGGATGGCTTTCGGGATGATGCTGCTCACCCTGATCCTTGGGGAGACGATCAACGGGGCCAATCGATGGCTCTCCTTTGCGGGGTTTAGCCTTCAGCCGTCGGAGTTCTTCAAGCCGGGCTTTGCGTTGATGGCCTCACTGCTGCTTGCCGAGCAGGCGCGGACCAAGGATTTCCCCGGCGGCATGATGTCCGCCGCTCTGTTTGCTGCGGGGGCGATCGTCCTGCTCTTACAGCCCGATTTCGGACAGCTCTTTCTGCTCACCGCCATTTGGGGCACGGTCTTCTTCGTTGCGGGGTGGAATTGGCTGTGGATAGGCGGGCTTGGCACTGTGGTGTCCGGGATTTTAGCCTTCGGGTATACATTCGCGCCCCATTTCCGCAGTCGGATCGACCGGTTTTTCGATCCCTCTTCGGGGGATACCTATCAGGTCGACATGGCGCTCAAGACGGTGGCGGCCGGCGGGGCGGCTGGGTATCGGCTGAACGATGCGCAAAGCGTTAAGAACGCGCTTCCCGATGCGCACACGGATTTTATCTTTGCCGTCGCGGCGGAGGAATTTGGTTTCTTGCTGGGGGCCATCATCATCGGCTTGTTTGCGACCATCGCCTATCGGTGTCTCAAGGCGGCCTTCTCAACGGAAGACGTCTTTTGCCGCTGCGCCATATTGGGCCTTGCGGCGCATCTGTGCTTCCAGGCGTTCATCAATATCGGTGTGACCCTGTCTGTGCTGCCGGCCAAGGGGATGACCCTTCCCTTTATCTCCTATGGCGGCTCGTCGCTCATCGGGGCGGCCCTGTCGGCAGGATTTCTTCTTGCATTGACCCGTCGACAGCCGGCGTGA
- a CDS encoding UDP-N-acetylglucosamine--N-acetylmuramyl-(pentapeptide) pyrophosphoryl-undecaprenol N-acetylglucosamine transferase, giving the protein MTATIGFAAGGTGGHMFPAQAVAHALKARGHRIILFSDARGMRYADDFPADRIVLLEAANPNAKGLWAKATAAFTLLSGLRTARRALKEEAVDLMIGFGGYPSAPGYFAARTLRLPTVLHEANAILGRVNRRAAPGADLVAHGFPSLARLPDTSAAIVFTGNPVREAVRAAAALPWPSTASDAPLKLLIFGGSQGAALFGRVFPAAISQLPAEIRYRLVVTHQVTDDHREAVAAAYEAAGVEAVLAPFFPDLPARIADSHLVVARAGAGTVTELSLIARPAILVPLAIAMDDHQRLNAESLAKSGAADILLEAEATPEAAAALLLPRLRDPQRSLELAAAAGQGVPPEAAADLAERIEMLLEG; this is encoded by the coding sequence GTGACGGCGACGATCGGGTTCGCCGCGGGGGGAACGGGGGGGCATATGTTCCCCGCCCAGGCGGTTGCCCATGCGCTGAAGGCGAGGGGGCACCGCATCATCCTTTTCAGCGACGCCAGGGGCATGCGTTATGCGGACGATTTCCCCGCCGACCGTATCGTTCTGCTGGAGGCCGCCAACCCCAATGCCAAGGGCCTATGGGCGAAGGCGACCGCCGCCTTCACCCTGCTCTCCGGCCTCAGGACCGCGCGGCGGGCGCTGAAGGAGGAGGCCGTTGATCTGATGATCGGCTTTGGCGGTTACCCCTCGGCCCCTGGCTATTTCGCGGCGCGGACCCTGCGCCTCCCCACGGTTCTGCATGAGGCCAACGCCATTCTCGGGCGCGTCAATCGCCGCGCCGCGCCGGGGGCCGATCTTGTCGCCCATGGTTTCCCTTCCCTCGCGCGGCTGCCCGATACATCGGCGGCGATCGTCTTTACGGGGAATCCGGTGCGGGAGGCGGTGCGGGCCGCTGCCGCCTTGCCCTGGCCCTCGACGGCATCGGACGCCCCGCTCAAACTCCTGATCTTTGGGGGCAGCCAGGGGGCGGCGCTTTTTGGTCGGGTGTTTCCCGCGGCGATCTCCCAGCTCCCCGCCGAGATCAGGTATCGATTGGTGGTGACCCATCAGGTCACCGACGATCACAGAGAGGCCGTGGCCGCCGCCTATGAGGCGGCTGGGGTCGAAGCGGTGCTGGCTCCCTTCTTCCCTGATTTGCCCGCAAGAATTGCCGACAGTCATCTTGTGGTGGCGCGAGCCGGGGCGGGGACGGTCACTGAATTAAGCTTGATCGCGCGCCCCGCGATCCTGGTCCCCCTGGCCATTGCGATGGACGACCATCAGCGCCTCAACGCCGAAAGCCTCGCAAAAAGCGGTGCGGCCGATATTCTCCTCGAAGCCGAGGCCACGCCGGAGGCCGCCGCGGCCCTATTGCTGCCGCGTTTGCGTGATCCACAAAGGTCGTTGGAGCTCGCCGCGGCGGCAGGGCAAGGGGTGCCGCCCGAGGCGGCGGCGGACCTTGCCGAGCGCATCGAAATGCTGCTTGAAGGCTGA
- the murC gene encoding UDP-N-acetylmuramate--L-alanine ligase yields the protein MRMPNPETIKINVPFPVGTIHFVGIGGIGMSGIAEIMNNLGYRIQGSDIQDGPQVARLREQGISVQIGHRAANVENVDAVVVSTAIGQDNPELAAARARHVPVVRRADMLAELMRLKWNVCVAGTHGKTTTTSMIGSLLDAGDLDPTVINGGIINNYASNARPGTGDWMVVEADESDGTFIRLPATVGVITNIDPEHLDHYGDFAGVRAAFDQFVANLPFYGFAAVCLDHPEVQALVGRVTDRRLITYGFNPQADVRAENLDPTEEGSRFDIIFRKDDIVRLEGITLPMPGRHNVLNALAAAIVAREMGVPEDAIRDGFARFRGVRRRFTEVGKYRGARIIDDYGHHPVEIAATLSAARTVARGRVIAVMQPHRYTRLQQLFDAFCGCFNDADLVMVGDVYPAGEMPIEGMDKRALADGIARHGHRGVEVIEAWGGLSQRLRDELQDGDVVICLGAGDITKHAATLSKELTEV from the coding sequence ATGCGTATGCCCAACCCCGAGACCATCAAGATCAATGTGCCGTTTCCGGTCGGCACCATCCATTTCGTCGGCATTGGCGGCATCGGGATGAGCGGCATCGCCGAGATCATGAACAATCTCGGCTATCGTATTCAGGGAAGCGATATTCAGGACGGCCCCCAGGTCGCGCGCCTGCGGGAGCAGGGGATCAGCGTTCAGATCGGTCACCGGGCGGCGAATGTCGAGAATGTCGACGCCGTGGTGGTCTCGACGGCGATCGGCCAGGACAATCCCGAATTGGCCGCGGCGCGCGCGCGCCACGTCCCCGTGGTTCGCCGTGCCGACATGCTGGCGGAACTGATGCGCCTCAAATGGAATGTGTGCGTTGCGGGGACGCATGGAAAAACGACAACGACCTCGATGATCGGGAGCCTGCTCGATGCCGGCGATCTCGATCCCACGGTCATCAATGGCGGGATCATCAATAATTACGCCTCGAACGCCCGGCCGGGCACCGGCGATTGGATGGTGGTGGAGGCTGATGAGAGCGATGGGACCTTTATCCGCTTGCCCGCCACCGTGGGGGTCATCACCAATATCGACCCTGAACATCTCGACCATTATGGTGATTTTGCAGGGGTTCGGGCGGCATTCGATCAATTCGTGGCCAACTTGCCGTTCTACGGGTTCGCCGCTGTGTGTCTTGACCACCCCGAGGTGCAGGCGCTGGTGGGGCGGGTGACGGATCGACGGCTGATCACCTATGGCTTTAACCCGCAGGCCGATGTGCGGGCGGAAAATCTCGACCCCACCGAAGAAGGATCTCGGTTCGACATTATTTTCCGTAAGGACGATATCGTCCGGCTGGAAGGGATCACGCTGCCCATGCCCGGGCGGCACAATGTCTTAAACGCGCTCGCCGCGGCGATTGTCGCGCGGGAAATGGGGGTCCCCGAAGACGCGATACGAGACGGCTTTGCCCGCTTTCGCGGGGTTCGCCGACGGTTCACCGAAGTGGGCAAATACCGTGGGGCCCGGATCATTGACGATTACGGTCATCATCCGGTGGAAATTGCCGCGACCCTGTCGGCCGCGCGCACGGTGGCTCGGGGGCGGGTGATCGCCGTCATGCAGCCCCATCGCTATACACGCCTCCAGCAGCTGTTTGATGCTTTTTGCGGCTGTTTCAACGACGCCGACCTCGTGATGGTCGGCGATGTGTATCCGGCGGGCGAAATGCCGATCGAGGGGATGGACAAACGCGCCCTGGCCGATGGCATTGCCCGCCACGGCCACCGTGGGGTTGAGGTGATCGAGGCATGGGGGGGCTTAAGCCAGCGTCTTCGGGATGAATTACAGGATGGCGATGTGGTCATTTGCCTTGGCGCCGGGGACATCACCAAGCACGCCGCGACCCTGTCTAAGGAGCTGACGGAGGTATGA
- the murB gene encoding UDP-N-acetylmuramate dehydrogenase, with protein MSGGGKLLTDAPLAPYTWLRVGGPADRLFLPNTEAELSAFLADMPADEPLSVIGIGSNLLVRDGGIRGTVIRLGSGFGTIEVEGCRVRAGAAALDASVAKAAGRAGITGLEFYRGIPGSIGGALRMNAGAYGGETKDVLVEATVLDRRGNRHLMTAEEMGFSYRRSSLPPDWIVVSAVFEGQEGDPARIEARMADIMAKREATQPIKSRTGGSTFKNPDPSRSEGRSSWQLIDAIGARGRVVGDAQMSDLHANFMINRGAATAADLEALGEGIRRDVKDRFGVELEWEIKRVGDPQ; from the coding sequence ATGAGCGGGGGCGGCAAGCTGCTGACCGATGCACCCCTGGCGCCCTATACCTGGCTCAGGGTCGGCGGGCCGGCGGACCGATTGTTTCTTCCCAATACAGAAGCGGAATTGAGCGCGTTTCTGGCCGACATGCCGGCGGATGAACCGCTGAGCGTTATCGGCATCGGCTCGAATCTGCTGGTCCGCGACGGCGGCATCCGCGGCACCGTCATTCGGTTGGGATCGGGCTTTGGCACCATCGAGGTCGAAGGCTGCCGGGTGCGGGCGGGGGCGGCGGCCCTCGATGCGTCAGTGGCGAAGGCGGCGGGTCGGGCGGGGATTACCGGCCTCGAATTTTACCGGGGCATCCCCGGCTCGATCGGCGGGGCGCTGCGAATGAATGCGGGGGCCTATGGCGGAGAGACCAAGGACGTTCTCGTAGAGGCGACGGTCCTCGACCGGCGCGGAAACCGTCACCTGATGACCGCTGAGGAGATGGGATTTTCCTATCGGCGATCATCCCTTCCCCCCGATTGGATCGTCGTCTCGGCGGTGTTCGAGGGCCAGGAGGGCGATCCTGCAAGGATTGAGGCGCGGATGGCGGACATCATGGCAAAGCGGGAGGCGACCCAGCCGATCAAATCGCGCACGGGTGGCTCGACCTTCAAAAACCCCGACCCCTCGCGCAGCGAGGGGCGGTCATCCTGGCAATTGATCGATGCTATCGGCGCAAGAGGACGGGTTGTCGGCGATGCGCAAATGTCGGACCTTCACGCCAATTTCATGATCAACCGCGGGGCGGCTACGGCCGCCGATCTCGAAGCGTTGGGCGAGGGGATAAGGCGCGATGTGAAGGATCGCTTCGGCGTGGAGCTTGAGTGGGAAATTAAGCGTGTAGGAGACCCGCAATGA
- a CDS encoding D-alanine--D-alanine ligase produces the protein MKEFRRIVVLKGGWCSEREISLISGATAADALRDEGYSVEEIDVGRDLATVLPASFDRLGPDAVFNALHGPFGEDGRVQGLLEILNIPYTHSGVLSSALCMNKPRAKMVLAQAGLKVPEGRTLPLNSLTGRHPMAAPYVLKPIGDGSSFGVNIVMSEQEVAPKTEDLDADLFGTEALVETFIPGRELTVSVLGAVALGVTEIVPKNTFYDFESKYAEGGSTHVLPADIPEEVADAVKAQSLKAVQALGCRGLSRVDFRWDDRSGVNGLFILEVNTQPGMTPTSLSPEQAAAAGIDFGALVRWMIEDASCLR, from the coding sequence ATGAAAGAATTCCGGCGCATCGTTGTCCTTAAAGGGGGCTGGTGTTCGGAACGAGAGATCAGCCTGATCTCCGGGGCGACGGCGGCTGACGCGTTGCGTGACGAGGGGTACTCTGTCGAGGAGATCGATGTCGGTCGCGATCTGGCGACGGTCTTGCCTGCAAGCTTTGATCGGCTGGGGCCGGATGCGGTCTTCAATGCGCTGCACGGCCCCTTTGGTGAGGATGGTCGGGTCCAGGGGCTCTTGGAGATCCTCAATATTCCTTACACCCATTCGGGGGTTCTCAGCTCAGCTCTCTGTATGAACAAGCCGCGGGCGAAGATGGTTCTCGCCCAGGCGGGCCTTAAAGTGCCGGAGGGGCGCACGCTGCCTCTCAATTCGCTTACCGGCCGCCATCCGATGGCGGCGCCTTACGTGCTGAAACCGATCGGCGATGGCTCCTCCTTTGGGGTGAATATCGTCATGAGCGAGCAAGAGGTCGCCCCAAAGACGGAGGATCTGGATGCGGATCTCTTTGGGACGGAGGCGTTGGTCGAGACATTCATTCCCGGTCGGGAGTTGACGGTCTCCGTCCTTGGGGCCGTCGCCCTTGGGGTGACCGAGATCGTTCCCAAGAATACCTTTTACGATTTTGAGTCGAAATATGCCGAAGGCGGATCGACCCATGTCCTCCCGGCGGATATTCCCGAGGAGGTGGCGGACGCCGTCAAGGCTCAGTCCTTAAAAGCGGTCCAGGCGCTTGGCTGTCGGGGGCTCAGCAGAGTCGACTTTCGTTGGGATGACCGGTCAGGCGTTAATGGTCTGTTTATCCTGGAGGTGAATACCCAACCAGGGATGACCCCCACGTCGCTCTCTCCCGAACAGGCAGCGGCGGCCGGCATCGATTTCGGTGCCCTGGTGCGGTGGATGATCGAGGATGCCTCATGCCTCCGGTGA
- a CDS encoding cell division protein FtsQ/DivIB produces MPPVKARAKKTSPRRRRGKRKPQTLTERVGSVLAEATSNIASLFVLSLLGLVAVVFIMMLAGGYFANPGERIGLLTEKISRAVGLDVTRVSLEGGEYIAHRDIMGALRDPVRGSILGRSVLHVDLPAARARVEEIGWVEHAAVQRLLPNTVHVSITERQADALWQNEAGEYYVVDRTGRVLSAVSPTAHTDLPVIAGTDRPAAASPLLDALAQFPELRARVAVILSVGDRRFDLRFRNDFTARLPGGDPIPALEKLEGLGAGSGRLAERLEYIDLRDADWAAVKPKTGL; encoded by the coding sequence ATGCCTCCGGTGAAAGCCCGAGCGAAGAAGACCTCACCGCGGCGACGCCGTGGTAAGCGAAAGCCTCAAACGCTGACCGAGCGGGTGGGGAGTGTGCTGGCCGAGGCGACATCGAATATCGCGTCGCTCTTTGTTCTCTCCTTGCTTGGCCTGGTCGCGGTTGTCTTCATCATGATGCTGGCCGGGGGCTATTTCGCCAATCCCGGCGAACGCATCGGTCTGCTCACGGAAAAAATCAGCCGCGCCGTCGGGCTCGATGTCACAAGGGTCAGCCTCGAAGGCGGAGAGTATATCGCTCATCGGGACATTATGGGGGCGCTACGCGATCCGGTACGGGGCAGTATTCTCGGACGCTCTGTTTTACATGTCGACCTGCCCGCCGCCCGTGCTCGGGTCGAGGAGATCGGCTGGGTCGAACATGCCGCCGTTCAGCGGCTCCTGCCCAATACCGTTCATGTGTCGATCACGGAGCGTCAGGCCGATGCCCTGTGGCAGAATGAAGCTGGGGAATATTACGTCGTCGACCGTACCGGTCGGGTCCTCTCCGCCGTCTCACCGACCGCTCACACGGATTTGCCGGTGATCGCGGGGACGGATCGGCCCGCCGCCGCCTCGCCGCTGCTCGACGCCCTGGCGCAATTCCCTGAACTGCGCGCCCGCGTTGCGGTCATCTTGTCGGTGGGGGATCGTCGCTTCGATCTGCGGTTCCGCAACGATTTCACCGCCCGCCTGCCGGGCGGCGATCCGATCCCCGCCCTCGAAAAGCTCGAGGGGCTCGGCGCCGGATCGGGCCGACTTGCCGAACGGCTCGAATATATCGATCTTAGGGATGCCGATTGGGCGGCGGTCAAACCCAAAACCGGCCTTTAA
- a CDS encoding nitroreductase family protein: MPPPAFGDPLASAHPSPETLKLLQLRRSTPAKTLGEPGPTPEAVSALLTIASRVPDHRQVEPFRFVLMMGEGRAAFAETLKIAVGKGERAEDARGKSEEEAAALAFRAPVIVAVISSPNPDHRTPVWEQTLTAGAVCQTLLIAANAAGWAAQWLTEWPAYDPTIRKAFEMSSGEAIAGFVYIGTAQQAPKERNRPQLAAKLTVFGQTA, translated from the coding sequence TTGCCCCCACCTGCCTTCGGCGACCCCCTCGCTTCAGCTCATCCGTCGCCGGAAACCCTCAAGCTGCTTCAGTTGAGACGGTCGACACCGGCCAAGACCTTAGGAGAGCCCGGCCCCACCCCCGAGGCGGTGTCGGCATTGTTGACGATCGCCTCAAGGGTGCCGGATCATCGGCAGGTCGAACCTTTCCGCTTTGTACTGATGATGGGGGAGGGGCGAGCCGCCTTTGCCGAGACGCTCAAAATAGCCGTCGGGAAGGGCGAGAGGGCGGAGGACGCAAGGGGGAAGTCTGAGGAGGAGGCCGCCGCCCTGGCTTTCCGGGCGCCGGTCATCGTCGCCGTCATTTCTTCGCCGAATCCCGATCATCGCACCCCGGTATGGGAGCAAACCCTGACGGCCGGCGCTGTCTGCCAAACCCTGCTCATCGCGGCGAACGCTGCGGGGTGGGCGGCGCAGTGGCTTACCGAATGGCCTGCCTACGACCCGACGATACGCAAGGCCTTTGAGATGAGCTCCGGCGAAGCCATTGCGGGATTTGTCTATATCGGCACTGCACAGCAGGCGCCGAAGGAGCGCAACCGCCCTCAACTGGCGGCCAAGCTCACAGTTTTTGGACAAACAGCCTGA
- a CDS encoding CDP-alcohol phosphatidyltransferase family protein, translating to MARRKRVRGSLPLTLATKVTMGRIAMAIGLAPVLLLAPPWYGVFILLMIAATDVLDGHLARRRGEVTALGAALDPIADKLVAIAALSAYIADGRIEGIHLIPALAILFREALVAGLREAAAGKVALPVSRAAKLKTALQFVAFSILAVPQAASVGLALLWVAGGLTLITGGSYLRLFVQKL from the coding sequence ATGGCTCGCCGAAAGCGAGTGAGGGGATCACTCCCCCTCACCCTCGCAACAAAGGTGACAATGGGCCGGATCGCTATGGCGATCGGCTTGGCCCCGGTCCTCTTACTGGCCCCGCCCTGGTACGGGGTCTTTATTTTGCTGATGATCGCGGCGACCGATGTCCTTGACGGACATTTGGCCCGCCGACGGGGAGAGGTCACCGCCCTTGGCGCCGCCCTCGATCCGATTGCGGATAAACTCGTCGCGATTGCCGCGCTGAGCGCCTATATCGCCGATGGCCGGATTGAAGGGATCCATCTTATCCCCGCCCTTGCGATCCTCTTTCGCGAGGCCCTGGTTGCGGGGTTGCGCGAGGCCGCGGCCGGCAAAGTCGCCCTGCCGGTCAGTCGCGCCGCCAAGCTCAAAACAGCTCTTCAGTTTGTCGCCTTCAGCATCCTCGCCGTCCCTCAGGCCGCGAGCGTTGGCCTTGCCCTGCTATGGGTTGCCGGGGGGCTGACGCTGATCACCGGCGGCAGCTATCTCAGGCTGTTTGTCCAAAAACTGTGA
- the accC gene encoding acetyl-CoA carboxylase biotin carboxylase subunit, whose translation MFEKVLIANRGEIALRVHRACKELGIQTVAVHSTADANAMHVRLADESVCVGPPAAKDSYLNIASIIAAAEITGADAIHPGYGFLSENAKFADIIAAHNITFIGPSADHIRVMGDKITAKETVGRVGIPLVPGSDGAVETMEDALKVGKEIGFPLLVKASSGGGGRGMKLAETEADLERAISTAKAEAKSAFGDDAVYLEKYLVQPRHIEIQIAADSHGNVIHLGERDCSLQRRHQKVLEEALSPALSPEQRAEIGEITRAAIEKLGYLGVGTVEYLYENGQFYFIEMNTRLQVEHPITEQVTGVDLVREQIRIAAGEKLSLTQKDVTFSGHAIECRINAEDPKTFVPSPGKIIDYHQPGGPGVRFDSAVYDGYTIPPFYDSMIGKLIVFGDDRDHCIARLRRALAETALTGVKTTVPLFADLIDDEAFQAGDYHIHWLEEWLAESE comes from the coding sequence GTGTTCGAAAAAGTCCTCATCGCGAACCGGGGCGAAATCGCCCTCAGGGTTCACCGCGCCTGTAAAGAGCTCGGTATACAAACCGTCGCCGTCCATTCGACCGCCGACGCCAACGCCATGCATGTCCGCCTCGCCGACGAAAGCGTCTGCGTCGGCCCGCCCGCGGCCAAGGACAGCTATCTCAACATTGCCTCGATCATCGCGGCGGCGGAGATTACCGGCGCCGACGCCATCCATCCTGGCTATGGCTTCCTGTCGGAAAATGCGAAATTCGCCGACATCATTGCCGCCCACAATATCACGTTTATCGGCCCTTCAGCGGACCATATCCGGGTGATGGGCGACAAGATCACCGCCAAGGAAACCGTCGGCCGGGTCGGGATCCCGCTGGTGCCGGGGTCCGATGGGGCCGTGGAGACCATGGAAGACGCCCTGAAGGTGGGAAAAGAGATCGGCTTCCCCCTCCTCGTCAAAGCCTCCTCCGGCGGCGGCGGGCGCGGCATGAAACTCGCCGAAACGGAAGCCGACCTGGAGCGGGCCATTTCCACCGCCAAGGCCGAGGCGAAATCGGCCTTCGGCGACGATGCGGTCTATCTGGAGAAATATCTCGTTCAGCCACGCCATATCGAGATCCAGATTGCGGCTGACTCCCACGGCAATGTGATCCATCTGGGGGAGCGGGACTGCTCCTTACAGCGGCGCCACCAAAAGGTGCTGGAAGAAGCCCTGTCCCCGGCCCTGAGCCCCGAACAGCGGGCGGAGATCGGCGAGATCACGCGCGCCGCCATTGAGAAACTTGGCTATCTCGGCGTCGGCACCGTCGAATATCTCTACGAAAACGGGCAATTCTACTTTATCGAGATGAATACCCGCCTGCAGGTGGAACATCCGATTACCGAACAAGTGACCGGCGTCGATTTGGTGCGGGAGCAAATTCGCATCGCGGCGGGTGAGAAATTATCCTTGACCCAAAAAGACGTGACCTTTTCCGGCCACGCCATCGAGTGTCGGATCAATGCGGAGGATCCGAAAACCTTCGTCCCGTCACCCGGAAAGATTATCGATTATCACCAACCCGGCGGCCCGGGCGTGCGGTTCGATAGCGCCGTCTATGACGGCTATACGATCCCCCCATTCTACGATTCGATGATCGGGAAGCTGATCGTCTTCGGGGACGATCGGGATCATTGCATTGCGCGGTTGCGCAGGGCCTTGGCGGAAACGGCGCTGACCGGGGTGAAAACAACCGTGCCCCTGTTTGCGGATCTCATCGATGACGAGGCGTTCCAGGCAGGGGATTACCATATCCACTGGCTGGAGGAATGGCTCGCCGAAAGCGAGTGA
- the accB gene encoding acetyl-CoA carboxylase biotin carboxyl carrier protein, protein MGSSKEIEEDLEAIRAMAHVLKETGLTEIEIERGQARLRVAKTATTVAAQMAAPAAMPAAAPVPESGGASPAPAAEPDPANHPGAVTSPMVGTAYLSPSPEANPFVSEGASVKQGDTLMIVEAMKTMNEIKSPRSGTVKKILAADAEPVQFGDVLMIVE, encoded by the coding sequence ATGGGCAGTAGTAAAGAAATCGAAGAAGATCTCGAAGCCATCCGGGCGATGGCGCATGTGTTGAAAGAAACCGGCCTCACGGAAATTGAGATCGAACGGGGGCAAGCCCGTCTTAGGGTGGCCAAGACGGCGACGACGGTTGCGGCCCAGATGGCTGCGCCCGCGGCGATGCCGGCGGCAGCGCCTGTGCCGGAGAGCGGAGGCGCAAGCCCGGCCCCGGCGGCGGAACCGGACCCCGCCAACCACCCAGGAGCGGTCACCTCGCCGATGGTGGGCACGGCCTATCTGTCGCCGTCCCCCGAGGCCAACCCGTTTGTCAGCGAAGGGGCGAGCGTCAAGCAGGGCGATACCCTGATGATCGTCGAAGCCATGAAGACGATGAACGAAATCAAGTCACCCCGATCCGGCACAGTGAAAAAAATCCTCGCCGCGGATGCCGAACCCGTGCAGTTTGGCGACGTTTTGATGATTGTTGAGTAG
- the thiS gene encoding sulfur carrier protein ThiS produces MQQEFQSPGLSITINGQRRATAATTVAMLVEELNLPPAKVAVERNREIVPKSTYATAPISEGDQIEIVHFVGGG; encoded by the coding sequence ATGCAACAAGAGTTCCAATCGCCAGGGCTGAGCATCACGATTAACGGTCAAAGGCGAGCGACGGCCGCCACGACGGTTGCGATGCTGGTTGAGGAGTTGAACCTCCCTCCCGCCAAGGTGGCGGTTGAGCGAAATCGGGAAATCGTGCCGAAATCGACCTACGCCACCGCGCCGATCTCGGAGGGGGATCAGATCGAAATCGTTCATTTCGTGGGAGGCGGGTAA
- a CDS encoding thiazole synthase, which translates to MTVNDTPLTIAGTTYTSRLIVGTGKYQSYQQNAEAARAAGAEIVTVAVRRVNLTDPDQPLLVDYLSPKEFTFLPNTAGCFTAEEAIRTLRLAREAGGWSLVKLEVLSDKKTLYPDMIETLRALELLKKEGFEVMVYCSDDPVMAKRVEEAGAAAIMPVGAPIGSGLGIQNPVNIRLIVEQSTVPVLVDAGVGTASDATIAMELGCDAVLLNTAIAEAKDPLLMAEAMKHAVIAGRQAYLAGRMEKRRYADPSSPLAGLI; encoded by the coding sequence ATGACGGTCAATGACACGCCCCTGACGATCGCCGGCACGACCTATACGTCCCGACTGATCGTCGGCACCGGGAAATATCAATCCTATCAGCAAAATGCAGAGGCCGCCCGGGCGGCAGGCGCTGAAATCGTCACCGTCGCCGTTCGTCGGGTGAACCTGACCGATCCTGACCAGCCGCTGCTCGTCGATTATCTGTCCCCCAAGGAGTTCACGTTTTTGCCCAATACCGCGGGCTGCTTCACCGCGGAGGAGGCGATTCGCACCCTGCGCCTGGCCCGAGAAGCGGGAGGATGGTCGCTGGTGAAGCTCGAAGTGCTGTCCGATAAGAAAACGCTTTATCCGGATATGATCGAAACGCTTCGGGCCCTTGAGCTGCTCAAGAAGGAAGGGTTCGAGGTCATGGTCTACTGCTCTGACGACCCGGTCATGGCAAAGCGGGTCGAGGAGGCCGGTGCAGCGGCGATCATGCCTGTCGGCGCGCCGATCGGCTCGGGACTTGGCATTCAGAACCCGGTGAATATTCGCCTCATCGTGGAGCAGTCGACCGTCCCCGTTCTCGTCGATGCCGGCGTGGGAACGGCCTCAGATGCGACGATCGCCATGGAGCTTGGGTGTGATGCGGTCCTGTTGAACACGGCGATTGCCGAGGCGAAGGACCCCCTTTTGATGGCTGAGGCCATGAAGCATGCCGTGATTGCGGGGCGGCAAGCGTATCTTGCCGGACGCATGGAAAAGCGGCGCTATGCCGACCCTTCAAGTCCATTGGCCGGCCTTATTTAG